In Oryzihumus leptocrescens, the following are encoded in one genomic region:
- the hemG gene encoding protoporphyrinogen oxidase, translated as MASTRVAVVGGGISGLAAAWQLVHDLPGAEVVVLDASDRPGGKLRSAVVGGVRIDVGAESMLARRPEGLDLATEIGLAGALAHPATTRASVWSRGALHPMPGGTLMGVPANPAAALGLLDAEEIARDEQERDLPVTPLTQDVSVGDYVAERVGPAVVDRLVEPLLGGVYAGHARLLSLQATVPALWQAAVRGEPLTVAAERAASAAAANGTPVFAGLRGGMATLAESLHAALVARGVRVVSDTIVRSLERTPGGWRLVTGPVPAPVALDVDAVVLSVPAAPAARLLAPHSAPASTELAGVDYASMAIVSLVLPRAGMPPMPGSGFLVPPVEGRTIKASTFSSAKWGWVAEAAGDLVVLRASIGRHGEEADLQRADQDLVAVARKEVGEALGGRLPAPVDAHVQRWGGALPQYAVGHVERVARIGEAVAGLPGLEVAGAAYQGVGIPACIASGRGAALAVATHLQDRVTGGGE; from the coding sequence ATGGCGAGCACCAGGGTGGCCGTGGTCGGTGGCGGGATCAGCGGGCTGGCGGCGGCATGGCAGCTGGTCCACGACCTGCCCGGTGCCGAGGTGGTCGTGCTGGACGCGTCCGACCGTCCCGGGGGCAAGCTGCGCTCGGCCGTCGTCGGCGGGGTGCGGATCGACGTGGGCGCCGAGTCGATGCTGGCGCGTCGGCCCGAGGGCCTGGACCTGGCCACCGAGATCGGTCTGGCCGGAGCGCTGGCCCACCCCGCCACCACCCGCGCCAGTGTCTGGTCGCGCGGCGCCTTGCACCCCATGCCCGGCGGCACCCTCATGGGGGTGCCGGCCAACCCGGCGGCGGCGCTCGGGCTGCTCGACGCCGAGGAGATCGCGCGGGACGAGCAGGAGCGCGACCTGCCCGTGACGCCGCTGACCCAGGACGTGTCGGTCGGGGACTACGTCGCCGAGCGGGTCGGGCCGGCGGTCGTCGACCGCCTGGTCGAGCCGCTGCTCGGTGGCGTGTATGCCGGGCACGCCCGCCTGCTGTCCCTGCAGGCCACGGTCCCTGCGCTGTGGCAGGCTGCGGTGCGGGGTGAGCCCCTGACGGTGGCGGCGGAACGGGCCGCGTCAGCAGCGGCCGCCAACGGCACCCCGGTCTTCGCCGGCCTGCGCGGCGGGATGGCGACACTGGCCGAGTCGCTGCACGCCGCCCTCGTCGCCCGGGGTGTGCGCGTCGTCAGCGACACCATCGTCCGGTCGCTGGAGCGCACGCCCGGTGGCTGGCGCCTGGTCACCGGGCCGGTGCCCGCCCCGGTGGCGCTGGACGTGGACGCGGTCGTCCTGTCGGTGCCCGCGGCCCCTGCCGCCAGGCTTCTCGCCCCGCACAGCGCGCCCGCGTCGACCGAGCTGGCCGGGGTCGACTACGCGTCCATGGCGATCGTCAGCCTGGTCCTGCCTCGGGCCGGGATGCCGCCGATGCCCGGCTCGGGTTTCCTCGTGCCCCCGGTCGAGGGGCGCACGATCAAGGCGTCGACCTTCAGCAGCGCCAAGTGGGGCTGGGTGGCCGAGGCGGCCGGTGACCTCGTGGTGCTGCGCGCCTCGATCGGCCGCCACGGCGAGGAGGCGGACCTCCAGCGGGCCGACCAGGACCTGGTTGCGGTGGCCCGCAAGGAGGTCGGCGAGGCGCTCGGTGGCCGGCTGCCGGCGCCGGTCGACGCACACGTCCAGCGGTGGGGCGGCGCGCTGCCGCAGTACGCCGTCGGCCACGTCGAGCGCGTGGCCCGGATCGGTGAGGCGGTGGCGGGCCTGCCGGGGCTGGAAGTCGCCGGCGCGGCATACCAGGGGGTGGGCATCCCGGCCTGTATCGCCTCCGGGCGGGGGGCGGCGCTCGCCGTCGCCACCCACCTGCAGGACCGGGTCACCGGCGGGGGAGAATGA
- a CDS encoding DUF4349 domain-containing protein yields the protein MDPRTALDPHTAPLLHRSPRTRTRRARVAAVAGALLVAALAGCSSSANSMSGAAGASSQVGGSSVSGDQKAPAAPGASSPGSQAVTQVVAAERKITRTASLAIQVKDVAVAASAVRAVAEGVDGFVLNEQLGRDGGPQPLNGATPSQAFNGFGTITLSVPADRLDATTDQLARVGTVLSRSTTSQDVTDQYVDTASRVKTMQASLDRVRALLAQATNIGQVVSLESELSRREADLESLQAQLAALKGSVDRSTVTVTLSTPAVVAATVDDTGFLAGLRQGWHAFQTSVTAVLTVVGALLPFAALVGLVGWPLWRWLRRRQAGVTASPAPAAPGAP from the coding sequence ATGGACCCACGCACCGCACTGGACCCGCACACCGCACCTCTGCTGCACCGCTCGCCCCGCACCCGGACCCGGCGCGCCCGCGTGGCCGCCGTCGCCGGGGCGCTCCTCGTCGCCGCCCTGGCCGGCTGCAGCTCCTCGGCCAACTCCATGTCAGGCGCGGCCGGCGCCTCGTCGCAGGTCGGTGGCTCGTCCGTCTCCGGCGACCAGAAGGCGCCAGCGGCCCCGGGCGCGTCTTCGCCCGGCTCGCAGGCGGTCACGCAGGTGGTGGCCGCGGAGCGCAAGATCACCCGGACCGCGAGCCTGGCCATCCAGGTCAAGGACGTCGCCGTCGCCGCGAGCGCGGTGCGGGCGGTGGCCGAGGGGGTCGACGGGTTCGTGCTCAACGAGCAGCTCGGCAGGGATGGTGGCCCCCAGCCCCTGAACGGCGCCACCCCCAGCCAGGCGTTCAACGGCTTCGGCACGATCACGTTGTCCGTCCCGGCCGACCGGCTCGACGCCACGACCGACCAGCTCGCCCGCGTCGGCACGGTCCTGTCCCGCAGCACGACCAGCCAGGACGTCACCGACCAGTACGTCGACACCGCGAGCCGGGTCAAGACGATGCAGGCGAGCCTGGACCGGGTGCGCGCACTCCTCGCCCAGGCGACAAACATCGGCCAGGTCGTCTCGCTGGAGTCCGAGCTGAGCCGCCGGGAGGCCGACCTGGAGTCGCTGCAGGCCCAGCTGGCCGCGCTCAAGGGCAGCGTGGACCGCTCGACCGTGACGGTCACGCTCAGCACGCCGGCGGTCGTCGCGGCCACGGTGGACGACACCGGCTTCCTGGCCGGTCTGCGCCAGGGCTGGCACGCCTTCCAGACGTCGGTCACCGCGGTGCTCACCGTCGTGGGTGCGCTCCTGCCGTTCGCGGCCCTGGTCGGCCTCGTCGGGTGGCCGCTCT